Proteins co-encoded in one Bos taurus isolate L1 Dominette 01449 registration number 42190680 breed Hereford chromosome X, ARS-UCD2.0, whole genome shotgun sequence genomic window:
- the RTL5 gene encoding retrotransposon Gag-like protein 5 — translation MSEAAGNLNSLRMANVALREELNALRGENANLGLQLGRALAEVNSLRGNVSSYMRWPVPGVPALSEENFEFPLSEIDAAPEGELPFLCWPPPRTEPEYAPDELLISVIQDCSTSGAPTDPPPMPSPPPPALPPPPAKELPPQPLLPPLERPEIEPFSGDPVYLAEFLMQLETFIADHEDHFPGGAERVAFLISFFAGEAKDWAVSVTQEGSPLHANFPRFLDEIRKQFCGPIPPSVAKKAIRKLKQGDCTLGSYADAFQFLAQFLSWDDCRLQNQFLKGLSEFFRKELLWSTEMADLDELILECVEIERKVRVPKPMPLPGVRNIFFPFAADRNLEGEEGEECHSGDQDEEARRRRILNKDQRRRVRAIQQETSGEEEEKRRKREEEMRKELKQKGEEDGEEEEEEEEAEEKEEKEEEEEEGMRKKRKKEEEDQSKDKKEEEHEGGLQEPEQEPEQEPEQEQETEDETQDDDLDELMEMEPTYANASSQTSGYYHENFLDVTPPIIQPSRRRNQNRLPLLEGLPGINSPFYSSPPLIRRAGRLGQRQIRRRPPVLFRLTPRQGGHRAARGRIRV, via the coding sequence ATGTCCGAGGCGGCCGGGAATCTCAATAGCCTCCGCATGGCGAACGTGGCCCTGCGAGAAGAATTAAATGCCCTTCGCGGGGAGAATGCCAATCTGGGCCTTCAGCTCGGCAGAGCCCTGGCCGAGGTCAATTCCTTGCGGGGCAATGTCTCGAGCTACATGCGCTGGCCGGTCCCCGGGGTGCCCGCCCTTTCTGAGGAGAACTTTGAGTTCCCGCTCAGTGAGATCGACGCCGCTCCCGAGGGAGAACTGCCCTTCCTGTGCTGGCCTCCCCCGCGCACCGAGCCCGAGTATGCCCCGGACGAGCTGTTGATTAGCGTGATCCAGGATTGCAGTACTTCCGGCGCACCCACCGACCCACCCCCAATGCCCAGTCCGCCCCCGCCGGCGCTGCCCCCGCCTCCGGCCAAGGAGCTGCCCCCGCAGCCTCTTCTGCCGCCGCTGGAGCGGCCTGAGATAGAGCCCTTCTCGGGCGACCCAGTCTACCTGGCTGAATTCTTGATGCAGCTAGAGACTTTCATAGCCGACCATGAGGATCATTTCCCCGGGGGCGCTGAGCGGGTGGCCTTTCTGATCTCCTTTTTCGCTGGTGAAGCCAAGGACTGGGCCGTCTCAGTCACCCAGGAAGGAAGCCCCCTGCATGCTAACTTTCCGCGCTTCCTAGATGAAATCCGTAAGCAATTCTGTGGCCCCATTCCCCCAAGCGTGGCAAAAAAAGCCATCCGCAAGCTCAAGCAGGGAGACTGTACCCTGGGCAGCTATGCAGATGCTTTTCAGTTCCTGGCTCAATTCTTGTCTTGGGATGACTGCCGCCTTCAAAACCAGTTCCTCAAAGGCTTATCAGAGTTCTTCCGCAAGGAGCTCTTATGGTCAACTGAAATGGCCGACCTGGACGAGCTGATTCTCGAGTGTGTGGAGATAGAAAGAAAAGTGCGTGTCCCCAAGCCAATGCCACTCCCTGGGGTTCGCAATATCTTCTTCCCTTTTGCAGCAGACCGTAATCTCGAAGGTGAAGAGGGAGAAGAGTGCCACAGTGGGGATCAAGATGAAGAGGCACGCAGGCGCAGGATTCTCAACAAGGACCAGCGGAGGCGCGTGAGAGCAATCCAACAAGAGACcagcggggaggaggaggagaagaggaggaagagggaggaagagatgaGGAAGGAGCTGAAACAGAAAGGGGAGGAGgacggggaggaggaggaggaagaagaggaggcggaagaaaaggaggagaaagaagaggaggaagaggaggggatgaggaagaagaggaagaaggaggaggaagatcAGAGTAAGGATAAGAAAGAAGAGGAACATGAGGGTGGCCTCCAGGAACCAGAGCAGGAGCCCGAGCAAGAGCCCGAGCaggagcaggagacagaggatgagacccAAGATGATGACCTGGATGAACTGATGGAGATGGAGCCCACCTACGCCAACGCTTCATCCCAGACTTCCGGCTACTATCATGAAAACTTCCTAGATGTGACGCCTCCCATCATACAGCCCAGCAGACGGAGGAACCAGAATCGACTCCCACTTCTGGAGGGCCTTCCAGGTATCAATTCACCATTCTACAGTTCGCCGCCGCTAATTCGCCGCGCAGGTCGCCTGGGGCAACGCCAAATTCGACGCCGTCCCCCAGTGCTATTTCGCCTCACTCCGAGGCAGGGGGGCCACCGGGCTGCACGGGGCCGTATTCGCGTGTGA